One Clarias gariepinus isolate MV-2021 ecotype Netherlands chromosome 5, CGAR_prim_01v2, whole genome shotgun sequence genomic region harbors:
- the tfpia gene encoding tissue factor pathway inhibitor a isoform X3 — protein MASLHSCCLTVLFVCLGFCHSVIKEGVQHPLKIFHQNCALKKDEGPCKAIIPKFYFDIETGKCEEFEYGGCQGNENNFQSKEECETFCLVKDYKSPCHLVDEPGPCRALVPRFFFDSKTKECRRFFYGGCLGNANNFQTLKECRHRCLPGNHTKEPQDSLEVKELSPLFTKTDVHSVSESHMQPRKLPRPESNKDTNVHSVPASPTLPQKLSRPESNKHTKFVLPDQCQRPLDPGTCVGSEERFFYDSEAHKCLPFNYTGCGGNKNNFEHKRQCIRTCMKGSKKSGKIRIKSKTANVLFRLM, from the exons AAGGTGTACAACATCCTCTCAAGATTTTCCATCAAAACTGTGCCTTAAAGAAGGATGAAGGGCCCTGCAAGGCGATAATACCGAAATTCTACTTCGACATCGAGACTGGGAAATGTGAGGAATTCGAGTATGGAGGCTGTCAGGGCAACGAGAACAATTTCCAGAGTAAAGAAGAGTGCGAAACATTTTGTCTGGTGAAAG ACTACAAGAGTCCATGCCACCTGGTGGATGAACCGGGTCCTTGCCGGGCCCTCGTACCTCGCTTCTTCTTTGACAGCAAGACGAAAGAGTGCAGACGCTTCTTTTACGGCGGCTGCCTTGGAAACGCAAACAACTTCCAGACACTTAAAGAATGTCGGCACCGATGCCTGC CAGGGAATCACACTAAGGAACCACAAGACAGTCTGGAGGTTAAAGAATTATCACCGCTATTCACTAAAACTG ATGTTCACTCAGTGTCTGAGTCTCACATGCAGCCTCGGAAGCTACCGAGACCGGAGTCGAACAAGGACACAA ATGTTCACTCGGTGCCTGCGTCTCCCACACTGCCTCAGAAGCTGTCAAGGCCTGAGTCGAACAAGCACACAA AGTTTGTCCTTCCTGATCAGTGCCAGAGGCCCTTAGACCCGGGTACATGCGTCGGCTCGGAGGAAAGATTTTTCTACGACTCAGAAGCTCACAAATGTCTTCCCTTCAACTACACCGGCTGCGGAGGAAACAAGAACAACTTCGAACATAAGAGGCAGTGCATAAGAACCTGCATGAAAG GTTCCAAGAAAAGTGGAAAAATACGAATAAAGAGTAAGACAGCCAACGTCCTATTCCGGCTCATGTGA
- the tfpia gene encoding tissue factor pathway inhibitor a isoform X2: MASLHSCCLTVLFVCLGFCHSVIKEGVQHPLKIFHQNCALKKDEGPCKAIIPKFYFDIETGKCEEFEYGGCQGNENNFQSKEECETFCLVKDYKSPCHLVDEPGPCRALVPRFFFDSKTKECRRFFYGGCLGNANNFQTLKECRHRCLRNHTKEPQDSLEVKELSPLFTKTDVHSVSESHMQPRKLPRPESNKDTKIETHQTRQHFSSLQLSNFDVHSVPASPTLPQKLSRPESNKHTKFVLPDQCQRPLDPGTCVGSEERFFYDSEAHKCLPFNYTGCGGNKNNFEHKRQCIRTCMKGSKKSGKIRIKSKTANVLFRLM, from the exons AAGGTGTACAACATCCTCTCAAGATTTTCCATCAAAACTGTGCCTTAAAGAAGGATGAAGGGCCCTGCAAGGCGATAATACCGAAATTCTACTTCGACATCGAGACTGGGAAATGTGAGGAATTCGAGTATGGAGGCTGTCAGGGCAACGAGAACAATTTCCAGAGTAAAGAAGAGTGCGAAACATTTTGTCTGGTGAAAG ACTACAAGAGTCCATGCCACCTGGTGGATGAACCGGGTCCTTGCCGGGCCCTCGTACCTCGCTTCTTCTTTGACAGCAAGACGAAAGAGTGCAGACGCTTCTTTTACGGCGGCTGCCTTGGAAACGCAAACAACTTCCAGACACTTAAAGAATGTCGGCACCGATGCCTGC GGAATCACACTAAGGAACCACAAGACAGTCTGGAGGTTAAAGAATTATCACCGCTATTCACTAAAACTG ATGTTCACTCAGTGTCTGAGTCTCACATGCAGCCTCGGAAGCTACCGAGACCGGAGTCGAACAAGGACACAA aaatcgagactcatcagaccaggcaacatttttccagtcttcaactgtccaattttg ATGTTCACTCGGTGCCTGCGTCTCCCACACTGCCTCAGAAGCTGTCAAGGCCTGAGTCGAACAAGCACACAA AGTTTGTCCTTCCTGATCAGTGCCAGAGGCCCTTAGACCCGGGTACATGCGTCGGCTCGGAGGAAAGATTTTTCTACGACTCAGAAGCTCACAAATGTCTTCCCTTCAACTACACCGGCTGCGGAGGAAACAAGAACAACTTCGAACATAAGAGGCAGTGCATAAGAACCTGCATGAAAG GTTCCAAGAAAAGTGGAAAAATACGAATAAAGAGTAAGACAGCCAACGTCCTATTCCGGCTCATGTGA
- the tfpia gene encoding tissue factor pathway inhibitor a isoform X1, producing the protein MASLHSCCLTVLFVCLGFCHSVIKEGVQHPLKIFHQNCALKKDEGPCKAIIPKFYFDIETGKCEEFEYGGCQGNENNFQSKEECETFCLVKDYKSPCHLVDEPGPCRALVPRFFFDSKTKECRRFFYGGCLGNANNFQTLKECRHRCLPGNHTKEPQDSLEVKELSPLFTKTDVHSVSESHMQPRKLPRPESNKDTKIETHQTRQHFSSLQLSNFDVHSVPASPTLPQKLSRPESNKHTKFVLPDQCQRPLDPGTCVGSEERFFYDSEAHKCLPFNYTGCGGNKNNFEHKRQCIRTCMKGSKKSGKIRIKSKTANVLFRLM; encoded by the exons AAGGTGTACAACATCCTCTCAAGATTTTCCATCAAAACTGTGCCTTAAAGAAGGATGAAGGGCCCTGCAAGGCGATAATACCGAAATTCTACTTCGACATCGAGACTGGGAAATGTGAGGAATTCGAGTATGGAGGCTGTCAGGGCAACGAGAACAATTTCCAGAGTAAAGAAGAGTGCGAAACATTTTGTCTGGTGAAAG ACTACAAGAGTCCATGCCACCTGGTGGATGAACCGGGTCCTTGCCGGGCCCTCGTACCTCGCTTCTTCTTTGACAGCAAGACGAAAGAGTGCAGACGCTTCTTTTACGGCGGCTGCCTTGGAAACGCAAACAACTTCCAGACACTTAAAGAATGTCGGCACCGATGCCTGC CAGGGAATCACACTAAGGAACCACAAGACAGTCTGGAGGTTAAAGAATTATCACCGCTATTCACTAAAACTG ATGTTCACTCAGTGTCTGAGTCTCACATGCAGCCTCGGAAGCTACCGAGACCGGAGTCGAACAAGGACACAA aaatcgagactcatcagaccaggcaacatttttccagtcttcaactgtccaattttg ATGTTCACTCGGTGCCTGCGTCTCCCACACTGCCTCAGAAGCTGTCAAGGCCTGAGTCGAACAAGCACACAA AGTTTGTCCTTCCTGATCAGTGCCAGAGGCCCTTAGACCCGGGTACATGCGTCGGCTCGGAGGAAAGATTTTTCTACGACTCAGAAGCTCACAAATGTCTTCCCTTCAACTACACCGGCTGCGGAGGAAACAAGAACAACTTCGAACATAAGAGGCAGTGCATAAGAACCTGCATGAAAG GTTCCAAGAAAAGTGGAAAAATACGAATAAAGAGTAAGACAGCCAACGTCCTATTCCGGCTCATGTGA
- the tfpia gene encoding tissue factor pathway inhibitor a isoform X4 has product MASLHSCCLTVLFVCLGFCHSVIKEGVQHPLKIFHQNCALKKDEGPCKAIIPKFYFDIETGKCEEFEYGGCQGNENNFQSKEECETFCLVKDYKSPCHLVDEPGPCRALVPRFFFDSKTKECRRFFYGGCLGNANNFQTLKECRHRCLPGNHTKEPQDSLEVKELSPLFTKTDVHSVSESHMQPRKLPRPESNKDTKFVLPDQCQRPLDPGTCVGSEERFFYDSEAHKCLPFNYTGCGGNKNNFEHKRQCIRTCMKGSKKSGKIRIKSKTANVLFRLM; this is encoded by the exons AAGGTGTACAACATCCTCTCAAGATTTTCCATCAAAACTGTGCCTTAAAGAAGGATGAAGGGCCCTGCAAGGCGATAATACCGAAATTCTACTTCGACATCGAGACTGGGAAATGTGAGGAATTCGAGTATGGAGGCTGTCAGGGCAACGAGAACAATTTCCAGAGTAAAGAAGAGTGCGAAACATTTTGTCTGGTGAAAG ACTACAAGAGTCCATGCCACCTGGTGGATGAACCGGGTCCTTGCCGGGCCCTCGTACCTCGCTTCTTCTTTGACAGCAAGACGAAAGAGTGCAGACGCTTCTTTTACGGCGGCTGCCTTGGAAACGCAAACAACTTCCAGACACTTAAAGAATGTCGGCACCGATGCCTGC CAGGGAATCACACTAAGGAACCACAAGACAGTCTGGAGGTTAAAGAATTATCACCGCTATTCACTAAAACTG ATGTTCACTCAGTGTCTGAGTCTCACATGCAGCCTCGGAAGCTACCGAGACCGGAGTCGAACAAGGACACAA AGTTTGTCCTTCCTGATCAGTGCCAGAGGCCCTTAGACCCGGGTACATGCGTCGGCTCGGAGGAAAGATTTTTCTACGACTCAGAAGCTCACAAATGTCTTCCCTTCAACTACACCGGCTGCGGAGGAAACAAGAACAACTTCGAACATAAGAGGCAGTGCATAAGAACCTGCATGAAAG GTTCCAAGAAAAGTGGAAAAATACGAATAAAGAGTAAGACAGCCAACGTCCTATTCCGGCTCATGTGA